The genomic stretch ATGGATGACAATTTAATGATGATATGGCAGAAGTGCCTTCAGTTTATGCGCGATAACTTAAACGCAGCTGAAGATAATTCTGACCTGAAAAAACTTGAAAAATCTTTCGATATGTTATTCGATAAGGTACAGCCACTTTCATTAGTGTCTAATAACCTTACACTTATCGTACCGAGTGATTTTTACAAGGAATATATCGAGGACAATTATTTGTCCTTACTTTCTGCTGCCCTGAAGAAAAATGTAGGTAAAGGAGTGAAGTTATGGTATTCCGTAATGGAAAACAGACCCAAGGGTGAAGAAAAACCGGTTACCATGAATATGAAGGGACAAAGCGTTCCTACTCCAAAAACACAGGAAACAATGCCACAAGGATTCTCAGCTAATATTGTAAACCCTTTTGTGGTCCCTGGAATTAGAAAAGTAAATATAGATTCTAACCTAAAACCAGACTATTCTTTTGATAGCTATGTAGAAGGAGAAAGCAATAAATTTGCAGCTACCGTAGCAAGATCTATTGCCAAAAGACCGGGAGCAACAGCATTCAACCCATTATTCCTATACGGAGGATACGGAGTAGGAAAAACCCACTTAGGACAAGCCGTAGGGCTTGAAGTAAAGAATCAGTTTCCAGACAAAGTCGTTCTTTACCTATCTTCAGAAAAATTCATCCAGCAGTTTATTTCAGCTGCAAAAGCACATAAACAAACGGAGTTTGCCAATTTCTATCAAATGGTAGATGTATTGATTATTGATGATATTCAGTTCTTATCAGGAAAATCGGCAACTCAGGACAGTTTCTTCCACATTTTTGATCATTTACATCAAAATGGAAAACAGATTATCCTGACTTCAGATAAAGCTCCTGCAGATATCATGGATATTCAGGATAGAATTGTTTCCCGTTTCAAATGGGGACTTTCAGCAGAAATCAAATCTCCGGATTTATCTACAAGAAGACAGATTATTGAGGACAAACTAAGCAGAGACGGAATAGTGCTTCCTGGTGATATGCTTGATTTCCTGGCTGTTGAAACAAAAACAAACGTCAGAGAGTTAATCGGGGTCATCAACTCGGTAATTGCATATTCTACCGTATATAAGAGAGATCTAAGTCTTGAATTACTAAAAGAAACCATCAACAGAATTGCAGCCAACCAAAAGAAGGTGATCAATATTCCTTATATTCAGGAAGTGGTATGCGACTATTTTGGAATCAAAAAAGAACAGCTTCTGTCCAAAACAAGAAAAAGAGAAATTGCTTTACCAAGACAATTGGCAATGTATTTCTCAAAAGAGTTCACCAACTCTACATTCACTAAAATTGGTGAAGAAATGGGTGGAAAAGACCACTCTACAGTAATGTATGCCTGCGATACAATCAAAGATGTATCAAAAATTGATAAAGAAATCAAGAAATACGTTAAGGATCTTACCGAAAGAATTAAGCAGTAAGATCATCTTAAACTACAATATTTAAAAATGAAGAATAGTTTTATTCTTCATTTTTTATTTAGTTTTGTGATAGCAATCAATATTGATCGCAGTTTAATTATTAAATATCAGACTATGAAAATCCTGATGGTTTGCCTGGGGAATATATGCAGAAGTCCTCTGGCTGAAGGAATTATGAAAACAAAAGTGCCGGAAAACTTCGTGATAGATTCTGCCGGAACTATTTCTATGCACGAAGGTGAACATCCGGATAAAAGAGCCATTAAAACAGCTGCCAACCATAGTGTGGATATTTCCCAACAGAGATCAAGGCCAATCACAAGGGCAGATTATGAAACTTTTGATAAGATCTTCTGCATGGATATTGATGTATTGGAAGATGTTTTTTCCAAAGCCAGAAATGAAGAAGAGCGTCAGAAAATATCATTGTTTCTGGAAGCATTAGGAGATCACCAAAATACTGAAGTCCCAGACCCTTATTGGGGTGGAATAGAGGATTTCGAAAACGTTTTCCAGTTATTAGATAAAGGATGCAATGCTATTGCATCCCAGTTAACCATTCGTAATGTATAATTCATTTTCATAAATAATTTTTTATGCTTTTTTTACTTCCCGCTTATTTGTCAGAAAACACTTCTATTACGCATTTTGCACCTGTTATTAAGGAATATATCATGCAAACGGACTACTTCTTCGTAGAAAATGAGAAAACCGCCAGAAAGGTTGTTAAATTCTTTGCTCCTGAAAAGAAGCAGGCAGACCTGAAGTTGTTCTTATTAGATAAGTATACGGAAAATGCTGATATTAAAGAAGCTCAGCAACTGATGTTGAAAGGTCAGGACTTCGGCTTGCTGTCAGAAGCAGGACTGCCGTGTATTGCCGATCCGGGAAATCTGATGGTAAAATGGTGTCATGAGAAGAACATTCGGGTAATCCCTATTTCAGGGCCTTCATCTATTATTCTGGCTTTAATTTCAAGCGGATTCAACGGGCAGGAATTTACCTTTAACGGGTATCTTCCGATTGATAAAGGAGAAAAAAAGGAACAGATTCAACAGTTGGAAAGTTTAGTTCAGAAAACTGGCTATTCTCAGATTTTTATGGAAACTCCTTACAGGAATAACCAACTTATCGAAGATTTGATTAAATTTCTGTCTCCTAATACCAAGCTTTGTATTGCAGCCAATATCAATGATCCTGAGCATGAATTTATCAAGACTAAAACAATAAAAGACTGGCAGAAACAGAAGCCTGAACTTCATAAAGTGCCTGCTGTATTTGTACTTGGAAAATAATAAAAAGAATGAAGAATAACCCATTTCTTACTGTTTTTCTATTGTTTTGTATTCAGGTATTGCTTATCAAATATCTGGATTATATAGATTTTGAGATGGGAGAAGGTTTATCCTTAGCTTTTATGTGTTTTTTGATTCCAACTGTTTCTGTAATTCTTAATTCGTTTCTCGGAGAATCCAGGTATAAAAAATCATTCAGATATTTTACTTTTTTTATTGTCATCATTTCCTTTCTGGCATTTGTAGCATTGTCTTATTTAGGTGCCTTAGGAAGAGCCTATCAACATTAAGAATATGAAAAAAACGGTCATAGATTATCTTAATTTTTGTCTGACAGGCGTTTTTATCGTGCTGGTTTTTCTTTATGGAATGGCTCTATTCAGAAAAAAGGAATTTAATAAAGTGAGCTGGTCAGCGAAAATTGTAAGTAAGGATCCGAATTCAAAGGATGAAAAAGCAAATATGCTTAAGATCCTTGATGCTGTTTTTATCAATACGTTTAACCATTCCAACAATACATTACATTTTGATTCTCCAAAATTAATTGTTTCAAAGGGAGCCGATTCTGCTTACTTTTTGTCCCAGAATGATCTTTTACCGGATTCTTTGTCAGTGAAATACTTTTCGGTTGATGAAAAAAAGTTATATGAGCTGAATACGAGACTATCTTTAGAAAATAAGAGCAAAAGTGCAGATCTGAAGGTTAACATTCAGCCAGGCGGTAAAGTTTCCGTGATTATTGAGCAGCCGGGGAAAAATTCCGAAGCAAAACTAATAGGAAGTTTTCAGGCAAAAGAAATTCCTGGAACATTGAAAATGTTGGTATACAGAACACACGGCAGTGAAGAATATAATGAGTTTCCTTCCTTGAAGAGTGTTTCGGATTATTCAGATATTCTTATTCAAAAATATACATGGATGGTGAGAATTGAAACTGAAAATTCAGAGAACGTTTCAGATATTTCAGCGTATGCTTTTGATGGGAAATCAATGAGAAAGGGCGATGAAACCTTTGAGGGTGCAAGGTTAAGATATATTCCAAACAGATTTTCTATGGATTGGGGAAATACACAGAGATATGGAAGTAATTATTCTTTCGACAGTCAGGAAATTCTGGATGCATTTAAAGATTTAAATCAGATAAAGACTAATGAACCAACACTTATTACTTTTAAATTGTTTAAAAATGCTTATCCGAAAGCTGAAATTTCTAAAGGAGGAACAACGATCCCATTAAAAGATAATTACCCGGATCTTCCAATAAAATATGCTCATTAAAATAAAAGCCGAGTCTCTATTGAAATTCGGCTTTTTAATTTATGTAAGGAGATTTATTGTTTGTTCTTTTTCCATTTTCTCCATAGTACAATGATAACAGGAATCAATAATAAGAATGGCCAAAAAGAAATAATGCCCAGTAAAAAGGCTACAAAACTGTTCCATCCTTCTGTTATTGAATCTACAAAACGGCTACCAAATCCAATTTTAGACGTGGCAGAACTTCTTACTTTTTCTTTGTATAAGCTTAGATTTAAAGTGCTGTAATTCACCCTGTCATCAATGAAACGAAGTCTTCCTTCTGCTACATCAATCTCATCTTCCAAACCACGGATTTTCTCTTGGATTTCCAGCATATCCTTTGTGGTAACAGCACTTTTAAGCATATCTCTATACTTTTCAAGATAGATTTTTTTGTTAGCTAATTTTATGGATACATCAGTATACTCTTCTGTAACATCATTTGATGAAATATTTTTTGATAACACGGAACCGACCCCATCAGAAAATGAGTTAACGAGGGTGTCAAAGTTTTTATGAGGAACACGAATGGTGAGATCAAGACTTTCATCAACATCTGTATTTCGAAATTCTTCTTTTTGAATATAAGCATTGTTCTTTTTTAAAATTTCATTGACCAGAACCTGCGATTTTTTGATCTCACCAACCTGAATTCTCATATTTCCGTTTTTTATGATTTTCCGGGATATAGTGTCTGTTTTAATTTCAGTAGAAGTGCTAGATTGGTTATCAGGAAGAAGCTTTTCAGAAATAGAATTAGGAGGAGAGGGTTCTTCATTAATCATTTCTACTAGGTCGGCATTAACAGAATGTTTATCTCCGGCTGACTTGCTACAATTGATAAAGGCGAAAAAAAGTAAGGGTAATAGTATCGTTCTCATGAAAATTAATTTTTCATGAATACTATCAAAAACTATGCTTAGAAAAGCAGGTGCTTTGAAATTGTTTAAAAGAATAAATGAAAGATGTTAATATCTGATTCCTGTCTTTTTCAGGATAAACCCTAACAGCCAAATGGGTCCAATCAGCAGAAACTGAATATCCTTAAGGAAAGAAGGTTTCTTTCCTTCAATCTTATGTCCGATAAACTGGAAGATCCATGTAACGATAAAAATACCAAGATAAAGTATGCAGGATTGTTTACCAAGGCTGATATTGGTGAGATAAATACAATGTTCTGCCAAAAGCATAATCAGAA from Chryseobacterium indologenes encodes the following:
- the dnaA gene encoding chromosomal replication initiator protein DnaA, with product MDDNLMMIWQKCLQFMRDNLNAAEDNSDLKKLEKSFDMLFDKVQPLSLVSNNLTLIVPSDFYKEYIEDNYLSLLSAALKKNVGKGVKLWYSVMENRPKGEEKPVTMNMKGQSVPTPKTQETMPQGFSANIVNPFVVPGIRKVNIDSNLKPDYSFDSYVEGESNKFAATVARSIAKRPGATAFNPLFLYGGYGVGKTHLGQAVGLEVKNQFPDKVVLYLSSEKFIQQFISAAKAHKQTEFANFYQMVDVLIIDDIQFLSGKSATQDSFFHIFDHLHQNGKQIILTSDKAPADIMDIQDRIVSRFKWGLSAEIKSPDLSTRRQIIEDKLSRDGIVLPGDMLDFLAVETKTNVRELIGVINSVIAYSTVYKRDLSLELLKETINRIAANQKKVINIPYIQEVVCDYFGIKKEQLLSKTRKREIALPRQLAMYFSKEFTNSTFTKIGEEMGGKDHSTVMYACDTIKDVSKIDKEIKKYVKDLTERIKQ
- a CDS encoding low molecular weight protein-tyrosine-phosphatase; protein product: MKILMVCLGNICRSPLAEGIMKTKVPENFVIDSAGTISMHEGEHPDKRAIKTAANHSVDISQQRSRPITRADYETFDKIFCMDIDVLEDVFSKARNEEERQKISLFLEALGDHQNTEVPDPYWGGIEDFENVFQLLDKGCNAIASQLTIRNV
- a CDS encoding SAM-dependent methyltransferase is translated as MLFLLPAYLSENTSITHFAPVIKEYIMQTDYFFVENEKTARKVVKFFAPEKKQADLKLFLLDKYTENADIKEAQQLMLKGQDFGLLSEAGLPCIADPGNLMVKWCHEKNIRVIPISGPSSIILALISSGFNGQEFTFNGYLPIDKGEKKEQIQQLESLVQKTGYSQIFMETPYRNNQLIEDLIKFLSPNTKLCIAANINDPEHEFIKTKTIKDWQKQKPELHKVPAVFVLGK
- a CDS encoding DUF4349 domain-containing protein, yielding MRTILLPLLFFAFINCSKSAGDKHSVNADLVEMINEEPSPPNSISEKLLPDNQSSTSTEIKTDTISRKIIKNGNMRIQVGEIKKSQVLVNEILKKNNAYIQKEEFRNTDVDESLDLTIRVPHKNFDTLVNSFSDGVGSVLSKNISSNDVTEEYTDVSIKLANKKIYLEKYRDMLKSAVTTKDMLEIQEKIRGLEDEIDVAEGRLRFIDDRVNYSTLNLSLYKEKVRSSATSKIGFGSRFVDSITEGWNSFVAFLLGIISFWPFLLLIPVIIVLWRKWKKNKQ